A genomic segment from Flavobacterium sp. 9R encodes:
- a CDS encoding sce7726 family protein, translated as MSYNSNQLRDFSTLFSRSEVNRWLKGDFDSIDIKLKRYNLVEQNKGKSYLKFLRNTYQILEKNYPNEYVLKNEFLNNWLKKELGTSNSVIFNEFRIGKAIADLAMFNGVSKVFEIKTILDKEYRLSNQLKEYKKIFNEVYIIVPNVLLSKYSSFDDSVGIISFDSDSKEFELVQKAERINKIDSNTLMEVLHTKEYLEISKAYFEQLPEMNSFNQFEICKELISTIPQEDLNNLFITSMKKRNINNQFFNKVNSEFNQICLSMNFKKQDRDNLINGLKTNTI; from the coding sequence ATGTCATACAATTCGAACCAACTAAGAGATTTTTCAACACTTTTTTCGAGAAGTGAAGTAAACCGTTGGCTAAAAGGAGATTTTGATTCCATTGACATTAAGCTTAAAAGGTATAATCTTGTAGAGCAAAATAAAGGTAAATCGTATCTTAAATTTCTTCGAAATACATATCAAATTCTCGAAAAAAACTATCCAAATGAATATGTATTAAAGAATGAGTTTTTAAACAATTGGCTAAAGAAAGAATTAGGAACTAGCAATTCTGTGATATTCAATGAATTTAGAATTGGTAAAGCTATTGCTGATTTGGCTATGTTCAATGGAGTTTCTAAAGTATTTGAAATTAAAACTATTTTAGATAAGGAATATAGATTGTCGAATCAACTTAAAGAATATAAGAAAATTTTTAATGAAGTTTATATCATTGTTCCAAACGTACTTTTATCAAAATATTCAAGTTTTGACGATTCAGTCGGTATAATTTCCTTTGATTCTGATTCAAAAGAGTTTGAACTTGTTCAAAAAGCAGAGAGAATTAACAAGATAGATTCGAACACTTTAATGGAAGTTCTTCATACGAAAGAATATTTAGAAATTTCAAAAGCATATTTTGAACAACTCCCTGAAATGAATTCCTTTAATCAGTTTGAGATTTGTAAAGAACTCATATCAACAATACCACAAGAAGATTTGAATAATTTATTTATTACTTCTATGAAAAAACGAAATATAAACAACCAGTTTTTCAATAAGGTAAATAGTGAATTCAATCAGATATGCCTTTCTATGAATTTCAAAAAACAGGATAGAGATAACCTAATTAATGGTTTAAAAACAAATACTATTTAG